A single genomic interval of Megalobrama amblycephala isolate DHTTF-2021 linkage group LG17, ASM1881202v1, whole genome shotgun sequence harbors:
- the LOC125251892 gene encoding histamine H3 receptor yields the protein MDSVAARIPPHKDWGPGHCTLFKAKTSLRTVVASRAAGPIKEGSLPTQVSYRAKQGMIHFAVVKIAAVWILAFLLYGPAILFWEQLTGRSRVPDNECFAEFYYTWYFLLSASVVEFFSPFLSVAFFNISIYLSIRQRRLGSKKESCPPKCQDAAALQGKKTRMSVRICWNSQTLKKTSASDSEKRSESDGLSMRCVQRSRLRQDKKIAKSLAIIVCVFAVCWAPYTLLMIVRAACRGDCVAHHWYEVTFWLLWLNSAINPFLYPLCHSSFRRAFFKILCPRQRSTIPLTDHPSSTHR from the exons ATGGACAGTGTGGCTGCTCGTATTCCCCCTCATAAGGACTGGGGGCCTGGGCACTGCACGCTGTTTAAGGCAAAGACCAGTCTGAGGACAGTTGTTGCCTCTCGGGCAGCTGG GCCCATTAAGGAAGGGTCTTTGCCTACACAG GTATCTTATCGTGCCAAGCAAGGAATGATCCACTTCGCTGTGGTGAAGATAGCAGCGGTTTGGATTCTGGCCTTCCTTCTCTATGGACCGGCCATCTTGTTCTGGGAGCAGCTGACAGGCAGGAGTCGCGTACCAGACAACGAGTGTTTTGCTGAGTTCTATTACACCTGGTACTTCCTGCTTTCTGCTTCAGTGGTCGAGTTTTTCTCACCTTTTTTATCAGTGGCTTTCTTCAACATCAGCATCTACCTCAGCATCCGTCAGAGGAGACTCGGCAGTAAAAAAGAATCCTGTCCTCCAAAATGCCAGGATGCTGCAGCTCTACAGGGGAAGAAGACCCGCATGAGCGTACGAATCTGCTGGAACTCACAGACACTCAAAAAGACAAGCGCTTCAGACAGCGAGAAGCGCTCGGAAAGCGACGGTCTGTCAATGCGGTGTGTTCAGCGCTCACGTCTAAGGCAGGACAAGAAGATTGCTAAATCTTTGGCAATAATCGTGTGTGTTTTCGCAGTGTGCTGGGCACCGTACACTCTGTTAATGATTGTGCGAGCGGCGTGTAGAGGTGACTGTGTGGCACACCACTGGTATGAGGTGACGTTCTGGCTGCTGTGGCTGAACTCAGCAATCAACCCATTCCTTTACCCTCTGTGCCACAGCAGCTTCCGTAGGGCCTTCTTCAAGATCCTGTGTCCACGGCAGAGGTCCACCATACCCCTGACAGACCATCCATCCAGCACACACAGATAG